A window from Planococcus maritimus encodes these proteins:
- a CDS encoding Fur family transcriptional regulator — translation METRIDRIKKQLHAASYKLTPQREATVRILLDHEEDHLSAEDVYLLVKDIAPEIGLATVYRTLELLTELKIVDKINFGDGVSRYDLRQEGAAHFHHHLVCLECGAVDEIQEDLLEDVETVVEKRWNFQIKDHRLTFHGICWRCNDLGADKPEKDA, via the coding sequence ATGGAAACAAGGATAGATCGCATAAAGAAACAATTACACGCTGCGAGTTATAAGCTGACGCCACAGCGTGAAGCAACGGTACGGATTTTATTGGACCATGAAGAAGATCATCTAAGTGCTGAAGATGTCTATCTTCTGGTCAAAGACATTGCGCCGGAAATCGGCTTGGCGACAGTATACCGTACATTGGAACTTCTGACCGAATTAAAAATTGTTGATAAAATAAACTTTGGGGATGGCGTTTCCCGTTATGATTTGCGTCAGGAAGGCGCAGCACACTTTCATCATCATTTGGTTTGCTTGGAATGTGGGGCAGTGGATGAAATACAAGAAGATTTACTTGAAGATGTTGAGACGGTCGTGGAAAAGCGCTGGAATTTCCAGATCAAAGATCACCGTCTGACTTTTCATGGCATTTGCTGGCGCTGCAACGACTTGGGTGCCGATAAGCCGGAAAAAGACGCTTAG
- a CDS encoding DUF896 domain-containing protein gives MLSPDKIGRINELSKKSKRDGLTQEEAKEQSALRQEYLQSFRKSMRGTIENVTVIDPEGKDVTPDKIKNKRENKYLN, from the coding sequence ATGCTATCTCCAGATAAGATTGGACGTATCAATGAACTATCCAAAAAGTCTAAGCGTGACGGGCTGACTCAAGAAGAGGCAAAAGAACAATCGGCATTGCGTCAAGAATATCTGCAAAGTTTCCGCAAGTCGATGCGTGGCACAATCGAAAATGTTACCGTCATCGATCCGGAAGGAAAAGACGTTACACCAGATAAAATCAAAAATAAACGGGAGAATAAGTATTTGAATTAA
- a CDS encoding hydroxymethylglutaryl-CoA lyase gives MFSLPKTATIIEVGPRDGLQNEARIVNTEDKLDFIKALQQSGIQEMELTSFVSPKWVPQMADARDIVAGAKKTGRQFVLTPNERGINSAMEAGAESIAVFVGVSNSFNKKNINKTTDQSMETLKPLIIKAKQDGVFVRACISTAFHCPFEGKIDPQKTIDLCQQFVDWGVDELSVADTIGLANPQESHELFSRLKKQFPDVLIAAHFHDTRRMALANAYAALLAGIDRFDSSAGGLGGCPFAPGATGNVASEDLIHMFHRMGIDTGVDLDELCKAIALIEPHVSNELQTGMYTLYKNRK, from the coding sequence ATGTTTAGTTTACCAAAAACCGCTACAATTATCGAGGTCGGGCCGCGTGATGGCCTGCAAAATGAAGCTCGAATCGTCAATACCGAGGACAAACTTGACTTTATCAAAGCCTTACAGCAATCAGGTATTCAGGAAATGGAGCTGACCTCATTCGTATCACCAAAATGGGTGCCGCAAATGGCTGATGCACGGGATATCGTTGCCGGCGCGAAAAAGACCGGGCGGCAGTTTGTCTTGACGCCAAACGAACGAGGCATCAACTCCGCGATGGAAGCTGGTGCTGAGTCAATCGCTGTCTTTGTCGGCGTGTCCAATTCATTCAATAAAAAAAACATCAACAAGACGACAGACCAATCAATGGAAACTTTAAAACCATTGATTATAAAAGCGAAACAAGACGGCGTATTTGTCCGTGCCTGTATTTCAACGGCATTTCACTGTCCGTTCGAAGGAAAAATCGACCCACAGAAGACAATCGATTTATGCCAACAATTCGTTGATTGGGGAGTCGATGAATTGAGCGTTGCCGATACGATTGGCCTCGCGAACCCGCAGGAAAGCCATGAGTTGTTCAGCCGATTGAAAAAACAATTTCCAGATGTTTTGATCGCTGCGCATTTCCATGATACGAGACGCATGGCACTTGCTAATGCATATGCTGCTTTGCTTGCTGGCATCGATCGCTTCGACTCCTCAGCAGGCGGTCTTGGCGGCTGCCCGTTTGCACCGGGTGCGACCGGTAATGTCGCAAGTGAAGATCTTATCCATATGTTCCATCGCATGGGTATCGATACGGGCGTCGATCTTGACGAGCTTTGTAAAGCGATTGCGCTAATCGAGCCCCATGTATCCAACGAGCTGCAAACGGGTATGTATACTTTGTATAAAAACAGAAAATGA
- a CDS encoding cell division suppressor protein YneA — protein MTFFRQNSYLVFFFSLIVVFTFYAVISHNVQKQQLGELQVEKGDTLWELAESFSGETPHHDWIEEIMEVNNMKTTKIVAGQSLKIPADQLNFSPDETKYYAGDAE, from the coding sequence ATGACATTCTTTCGACAGAACTCATATTTGGTTTTCTTTTTCTCACTCATAGTGGTGTTTACGTTTTACGCGGTGATTAGCCATAATGTACAAAAACAGCAGTTGGGCGAGCTTCAAGTCGAAAAAGGTGATACGCTATGGGAACTAGCTGAATCTTTCAGTGGTGAAACTCCCCATCATGATTGGATTGAAGAAATTATGGAAGTGAACAATATGAAGACAACGAAAATCGTGGCAGGGCAATCATTGAAGATTCCTGCCGATCAGCTGAACTTTTCTCCAGATGAAACGAAATACTATGCAGGTGATGCAGAATGA
- a CDS encoding aldo/keto reductase, whose product MKYNTLGTSGLEVSEIALGCMSLPEDPKQARAIIDEALDNGVTYFDTADFYGKGKNEAIVGGALGDRRQDIILASKVGNEWSEESDEVKWNPTKAYIKEQIHHSLRRLNTDYLDLYQLHGGMISDNSEETINAFEELKKEGLIRAYGISSIRPNVIHRFLDNSEIASIMMQYSLLDRRPEEFLPEIGQSGRSVVARGSLAKGLLTAEGPKRAEKMGDYLQYGPDQLSSVLNKLSAIHDNVHSLALHSILADRTVSSAVTGASSTEQLRDTLQAYHQTVSPQQIDAAKAATRLDRYEQHRD is encoded by the coding sequence ATGAAATACAATACACTGGGCACCAGCGGGCTAGAAGTCAGTGAAATTGCACTCGGCTGTATGTCGTTGCCGGAAGACCCGAAACAAGCAAGAGCCATTATCGACGAAGCATTAGACAATGGCGTTACCTATTTCGACACAGCCGATTTTTACGGCAAAGGAAAGAATGAGGCAATCGTTGGCGGCGCACTTGGCGATCGCCGGCAAGACATCATCCTCGCGAGCAAAGTGGGAAATGAATGGTCAGAAGAGTCGGATGAAGTGAAGTGGAATCCGACCAAAGCCTATATCAAAGAACAGATCCACCACTCGCTCCGCCGTCTCAACACCGATTACTTGGATTTGTATCAGCTTCACGGCGGAATGATCTCCGATAACTCGGAAGAAACGATTAACGCTTTTGAAGAATTGAAAAAAGAGGGCTTGATCCGTGCTTATGGAATTTCGTCCATCCGTCCGAATGTCATCCACCGCTTTTTGGACAACAGCGAGATCGCTTCGATCATGATGCAGTACAGCTTGCTCGACCGCCGTCCGGAAGAATTCTTGCCAGAAATTGGCCAATCCGGCCGCTCTGTCGTGGCACGTGGCAGTTTAGCCAAAGGCCTATTGACAGCTGAAGGGCCAAAGCGCGCTGAAAAAATGGGCGATTACCTTCAGTACGGTCCAGATCAACTGAGTAGCGTGTTGAACAAACTGTCTGCTATCCACGACAATGTGCATTCGCTCGCTTTGCATTCCATCTTAGCGGATCGCACGGTCTCTTCGGCCGTTACAGGTGCGAGCAGCACTGAACAACTGCGTGACACTTTGCAGGCGTATCATCAGACGGTTAGCCCACAACAGATTGATGCGGCAAAAGCAGCGACGCGTCTTGATCGCTACGAGCAGCATCGCGATTGA
- a CDS encoding YneB family resolvase-like protein: MKKKALVYCRVSTTKDEQETSLERQEEELLSFAFEQGYLVEEVYSDQYSGYEMDREGLLEMLNQVKNEKVDAVFIQDETRLGRGHARIALLHVMKKYEVDVYTLSDHGPIALNDMDDMVLEILAVVEEYQRKIHNAKIKRGMKRAVENGYKPERNLKGKGNPDGRERLDLPVDQIVSLKASGLTFHEIAVTLQGFGYQASKATVHRRFREYQQMKES; the protein is encoded by the coding sequence ATGAAGAAAAAGGCTTTAGTTTACTGCCGTGTTAGTACCACTAAAGACGAGCAAGAAACTTCACTTGAACGGCAGGAAGAAGAATTATTGTCATTTGCATTCGAGCAAGGCTATCTAGTCGAAGAGGTTTATAGCGACCAATATAGCGGCTACGAGATGGACCGGGAAGGACTTCTTGAAATGCTCAACCAAGTCAAAAATGAAAAGGTCGATGCTGTTTTCATTCAAGACGAGACACGTTTAGGCAGGGGCCACGCCCGCATTGCTTTATTGCACGTCATGAAAAAATACGAAGTGGATGTTTATACTTTATCCGATCACGGACCCATTGCCTTGAACGATATGGACGATATGGTACTGGAAATCCTGGCTGTCGTTGAAGAGTATCAGCGCAAAATTCATAATGCCAAAATCAAGCGTGGCATGAAGAGAGCGGTGGAAAATGGCTATAAACCAGAACGCAACTTAAAAGGAAAAGGCAACCCAGACGGACGTGAACGGCTTGACTTGCCTGTAGACCAAATCGTCAGCTTGAAAGCTAGTGGCTTGACCTTCCATGAAATCGCCGTTACGCTACAAGGCTTCGGCTATCAAGCGAGCAAAGCGACGGTGCATCGCCGCTTCCGCGAGTATCAGCAAATGAAAGAAAGCTGA
- the lexA gene encoding transcriptional repressor LexA, with protein MKKVSKRQEDILNFIKDEVRAKGYPPSVREIGEAVGLASSSTVHGHLARLESKGLIRRDPTKPRAIEIIGSEEALIDKSPVLHVPLIGKVTAGMPITAIENVEEYFPLPQTYGTEEDHIFMLEIMGESMIEAGILNGDYVVVKQQQTANNGDIVVAMTEENEATVKRFFREDNYFRLQPENSSMDPIIVDQVSILGKVVGVYRQIH; from the coding sequence GTGAAAAAAGTATCTAAGCGTCAGGAAGACATCCTGAATTTCATAAAAGATGAAGTCCGTGCAAAAGGCTATCCGCCATCCGTTCGTGAAATCGGCGAAGCGGTCGGTCTTGCATCCAGTTCGACTGTTCACGGCCATCTAGCGAGACTCGAAAGTAAAGGCTTGATCCGCCGTGACCCAACTAAACCAAGAGCCATCGAAATTATCGGCTCCGAAGAAGCGCTGATTGATAAGAGCCCGGTCCTTCATGTACCGCTCATCGGGAAAGTTACAGCCGGAATGCCGATCACTGCGATCGAAAACGTTGAAGAATATTTCCCACTGCCGCAAACATACGGCACGGAAGAAGACCATATTTTCATGCTTGAAATCATGGGCGAAAGCATGATTGAAGCCGGTATTTTAAATGGTGATTACGTTGTAGTCAAACAACAGCAAACGGCAAACAATGGTGATATCGTTGTTGCCATGACAGAAGAAAATGAAGCGACAGTTAAACGGTTCTTCCGTGAAGACAACTACTTCCGGTTGCAGCCTGAAAATTCATCGATGGACCCGATTATCGTTGACCAGGTAAGCATTCTTGGGAAAGTCGTCGGCGTCTACCGTCAAATTCATTAA
- the tkt gene encoding transketolase, translating into MSNHVDQLAVNTIRTLSIDAIEKANSGHPGLPMGAAPMAYTLWTKHMNHNPSNPNWFNRDRFVLSAGHGSMLLYSLLHLSGYGLPMEEIKNFRQWDSKTPGHPEYKHTVGVEATTGPLGQGIGMAVGMAMAERHLAATYNKEGLDIIDHHTFALCGDGDLMEGVAGEAISLAGHLQLDKLVVLYDSNDISLDGDLSMSFSENIQKRFESYGWNYLRVDDGNDMDDLSAKIAQAKQSTDKPTLVEVKTVIGYGSPNKSGKADSHGAPLGEDEMKLTKEYYQWTFEEDFHVPEEVYETFKEATETLGVKAETAWNELYKQYEEQHPELASQLQSAIRGDLPEDFDSQFPQYEVGKKQATRASSGEMVNAIAKTVPSFFGGSADLAGSNKTNIKDGGDFDAEHPEARNIWFGVREFAMGAALNGMALHGGLHVFGGTFFVFSDYVRPAIRLGALMGLPVTYVFTHDSVAVGEDGPTHEPIEQLASLRAMPNLGIIRPADANETKAAWRLALTSKDKPTLLVLSRQNLPVLETTGEKAEQGVEKGAYVVSPADDAQALLLATGSEVSLAVEAQKQLKEQGISVSVVSMPSWDRFEQQDKAYKESVLPKHITKRLAIEMGSSFGWDRYTGFEGDILAIDHFGASAPGEKIMEEFGFTPENVASKVKQLING; encoded by the coding sequence ATGTCAAATCATGTAGATCAACTTGCAGTGAATACCATTCGTACACTTTCTATCGATGCTATTGAAAAAGCAAACTCCGGTCATCCGGGACTTCCAATGGGCGCCGCTCCAATGGCGTATACACTCTGGACAAAACATATGAACCATAACCCAAGCAATCCGAACTGGTTCAACCGTGATCGTTTCGTGCTATCAGCAGGTCATGGATCAATGCTGCTTTACAGCCTGCTTCACCTGAGCGGCTATGGATTGCCGATGGAGGAAATTAAGAACTTCCGCCAATGGGATTCGAAAACACCGGGGCATCCTGAATACAAGCACACAGTTGGCGTTGAAGCGACTACTGGCCCGCTTGGCCAAGGGATCGGCATGGCAGTCGGCATGGCAATGGCAGAACGCCATTTAGCAGCTACATACAATAAAGAAGGGCTCGACATCATCGACCACCACACATTCGCACTTTGCGGAGACGGTGATTTGATGGAAGGCGTAGCTGGTGAAGCGATTTCGCTTGCTGGTCACCTTCAATTGGATAAATTGGTCGTCTTATACGACAGCAACGATATTTCATTAGATGGCGATTTGTCGATGAGTTTCTCAGAGAACATTCAAAAACGTTTCGAGTCGTATGGCTGGAACTACCTCCGCGTAGACGACGGAAACGACATGGACGACTTGTCTGCAAAAATCGCACAAGCAAAACAATCGACGGACAAGCCGACATTGGTGGAAGTCAAGACTGTTATCGGTTACGGTTCACCGAACAAATCCGGTAAAGCGGACTCGCACGGTGCCCCGCTAGGCGAAGATGAAATGAAATTGACGAAAGAGTATTATCAATGGACATTCGAAGAAGATTTTCATGTGCCTGAAGAAGTCTATGAGACTTTCAAAGAAGCGACAGAGACACTGGGCGTGAAAGCAGAAACTGCTTGGAATGAGTTGTACAAGCAGTACGAAGAGCAACACCCAGAACTTGCTTCACAGCTACAATCTGCGATCCGTGGTGACTTGCCGGAAGATTTCGATTCACAGTTCCCGCAATACGAAGTCGGCAAAAAACAAGCGACGCGTGCTTCATCTGGCGAAATGGTAAATGCCATTGCCAAAACGGTTCCTTCGTTCTTCGGCGGAAGTGCTGATCTTGCAGGATCCAATAAAACAAATATTAAAGATGGCGGAGACTTTGATGCTGAACATCCAGAAGCGCGCAATATCTGGTTTGGCGTTCGCGAATTCGCAATGGGCGCTGCCCTTAACGGCATGGCGCTTCATGGCGGTTTGCATGTCTTCGGCGGTACATTCTTCGTGTTCAGTGACTACGTCCGTCCAGCTATCCGTTTAGGCGCTTTGATGGGTCTTCCAGTTACCTATGTGTTCACACATGACAGTGTAGCAGTTGGAGAAGATGGCCCGACGCATGAACCGATTGAACAGCTTGCTTCACTACGCGCTATGCCAAACTTGGGCATTATCCGCCCAGCTGACGCGAACGAAACAAAAGCGGCATGGCGTTTGGCGCTTACATCTAAAGACAAGCCGACCTTGCTCGTATTGTCCCGCCAAAACTTGCCGGTCCTTGAAACGACAGGTGAAAAAGCGGAACAAGGCGTTGAGAAAGGTGCTTACGTTGTATCTCCTGCAGATGACGCACAAGCCTTGCTTCTTGCGACTGGATCCGAAGTTAGCCTAGCAGTAGAAGCGCAGAAGCAATTGAAAGAACAAGGCATTTCGGTGTCTGTTGTATCGATGCCATCATGGGATCGCTTCGAACAACAAGACAAGGCGTACAAAGAATCCGTCTTGCCAAAACACATCACAAAACGTCTTGCTATCGAAATGGGCTCATCATTCGGTTGGGACCGCTATACAGGATTTGAAGGCGATATTCTTGCAATCGATCACTTTGGCGCAAGCGCTCCTGGTGAGAAAATCATGGAAGAATTTGGTTTCACCCCTGAAAATGTAGCATCCAAAGTGAAACAATTGATCAACGGGTAA
- a CDS encoding YneF family protein, whose protein sequence is MDTWIWIVIVIVALLAGVALGFFIARRYMMKYLQDNPPINEEMLRIMMMQMGQKPSQKKINQMMAQMNKASTKPGKK, encoded by the coding sequence ATGGATACATGGATCTGGATTGTTATCGTTATTGTGGCTTTACTCGCAGGTGTTGCACTTGGATTCTTTATCGCTCGTCGATACATGATGAAATATTTGCAAGACAACCCGCCGATCAACGAAGAGATGCTGCGGATTATGATGATGCAAATGGGACAAAAACCATCTCAAAAGAAAATCAACCAAATGATGGCTCAAATGAACAAAGCCTCGACAAAACCGGGCAAAAAATAA
- a CDS encoding NUDIX hydrolase: MKKFEEKTIHSKRLYEGKVINLKVDDVTLPNGKQSKRELIEHPGAVAVIALTAEGKIVMVEQYRKALERSLVEIPAGKLEPGEAPEFTAMRELEEETGYSADKLEKVISFSTSPGFADEVVHVFFATGLHRAENGAVTDEDEFVELLEVTVEEAQGLIDNERIYDAKTAYAVQWAKNYLSDKN, translated from the coding sequence ATGAAGAAATTTGAAGAAAAAACAATTCATAGTAAACGATTATACGAAGGCAAAGTCATTAATTTGAAAGTGGACGATGTGACCTTGCCGAATGGCAAACAGTCAAAGCGCGAATTAATCGAACATCCAGGAGCGGTAGCGGTTATCGCCTTGACGGCTGAAGGGAAAATCGTCATGGTCGAACAATACCGTAAAGCGCTAGAGCGTTCACTAGTCGAAATTCCAGCCGGAAAACTGGAACCTGGCGAAGCTCCGGAATTTACGGCGATGCGAGAGCTAGAAGAAGAAACAGGCTATTCAGCGGACAAGCTTGAAAAAGTAATTAGCTTCTCGACATCTCCTGGATTTGCTGATGAAGTGGTGCATGTTTTCTTTGCCACCGGTTTGCATCGCGCAGAAAACGGCGCAGTAACAGACGAAGATGAGTTTGTGGAATTGCTCGAAGTGACGGTTGAAGAAGCACAAGGATTGATCGACAACGAGCGCATTTACGATGCCAAAACCGCTTACGCTGTTCAATGGGCTAAAAACTACTTATCAGATAAGAATTAA
- a CDS encoding alpha/beta hydrolase, giving the protein MKKRFLVATAIVSSTLTASFAALGFATSNRLMYVKNKDAALVLERETNAKRYDETWYAKVKKSEQWIESANGYPIKAIFLEPHTTNRYVIICHGVTESKMNSFKYVRMFERLGFNSVVYDHRRHGESGGKTTSFGHYEKLDLQAVVKALKVHAGPSLFFGIHGESMGAATTLLYAGMEDSADFYISDCAYSDSSEQILHVMRTTTPIRTSLALRLANVFLKLRDGYSITTVSPREVVKNIMKPVLFIHSLPDEFVLPEMTKELFELKQGPKELKLFEQGEHAQSFNKNPDEYEGMVREFLTAHDLLAPKPLVGVPQIPS; this is encoded by the coding sequence ATGAAAAAACGATTCTTAGTGGCGACCGCCATTGTTTCTAGCACATTGACCGCTTCTTTTGCCGCATTGGGTTTTGCCACCAGCAACCGTCTGATGTATGTAAAGAATAAAGACGCAGCCTTGGTTTTGGAAAGGGAAACAAACGCCAAACGCTACGATGAAACTTGGTATGCCAAGGTAAAGAAAAGTGAACAATGGATTGAATCTGCCAATGGCTATCCGATCAAAGCGATTTTCCTGGAGCCACACACCACAAATCGTTACGTCATCATTTGCCATGGCGTCACGGAAAGCAAAATGAATTCGTTTAAATATGTCCGCATGTTCGAACGCCTCGGGTTTAACTCGGTCGTCTATGACCACCGCCGGCACGGAGAATCCGGCGGCAAGACGACGAGCTTCGGCCATTACGAGAAGCTGGATTTGCAAGCAGTCGTGAAAGCATTGAAAGTCCATGCCGGGCCTTCTTTGTTCTTTGGCATACACGGGGAATCGATGGGCGCCGCGACGACGCTTCTGTATGCTGGAATGGAAGACTCAGCGGACTTTTATATTTCCGACTGCGCCTATTCCGATAGCAGCGAACAGATTTTACACGTCATGCGCACAACAACGCCGATTCGTACATCATTGGCTTTGCGCCTTGCGAATGTGTTCCTGAAACTGCGGGACGGCTATTCCATCACGACCGTGTCGCCCCGGGAAGTCGTGAAGAACATCATGAAGCCTGTGCTATTCATTCACAGCCTACCAGATGAGTTCGTCTTGCCAGAAATGACGAAGGAATTATTCGAATTGAAACAAGGTCCCAAAGAGCTGAAATTATTCGAACAGGGCGAACACGCTCAATCATTCAATAAAAATCCTGACGAATATGAAGGAATGGTTAGAGAGTTCTTGACGGCGCATGACCTGTTGGCACCGAAACCTCTTGTAGGCGTTCCACAAATCCCCAGCTGA
- a CDS encoding DUF3886 domain-containing protein, which yields MAKEKINENGLFSEDQLAKLQSTKKELIKDQQKIEEEKEAQRQFERKEREKNMSFAELLERHESGKKY from the coding sequence ATGGCGAAAGAGAAAATCAATGAAAATGGCTTGTTTTCAGAAGACCAGCTAGCGAAACTGCAATCCACGAAAAAAGAGCTTATAAAAGACCAGCAAAAAATTGAAGAGGAAAAAGAAGCGCAACGACAGTTTGAACGCAAAGAACGCGAAAAAAACATGTCCTTTGCGGAACTGCTGGAGCGTCATGAATCAGGAAAAAAATACTGA
- a CDS encoding flotillin family protein → MESIGIISILIVILILAAIAGAGYFFWMKIRYRTAKSNEALIITGPKLGDPKKDTNIFTDDEGRSMKIIRGGGYLLRRFQTSTPVNLTSFQLKLSTPRVYTNAGVPIVADAVAMVKVADTLNGIANYAEQFLGKKQDEIEREIIEVLGSNLRAILSKMTVEDINSDREKFNTDVQEIAQKQLDLMGFKITSLGLTDLRDADEDNGYLENLGRPRIAEVRKQAEIAEANTERETRIHRAQTDQEAKEEEYKRQISIAESRKSKDLKDAAFKEETERARAKSEQSYELEKAKLAMEIQEEELNMQFMERERAVRLEEEESKVRKTKADASYYETTRTAEAEARRSVIDGEAKAKIKRDEGAAEAEVIRERGKAEAESRKLLAEAMEEHGDVIIAEKLIDMLPVFAEKVAQPLNNIDSVKIIDSGNGQGVPSFGRSVTQTMVDMQEPLKEMTGIDIAEMLKSYTSKKQQAIEPLSPQVSNQAVDDVPKEDPEQL, encoded by the coding sequence ATGGAGTCGATTGGAATTATTTCAATATTGATTGTCATACTGATTTTGGCGGCTATTGCAGGTGCTGGGTATTTCTTCTGGATGAAGATCCGCTACCGTACCGCCAAATCGAACGAAGCCTTAATCATTACGGGGCCGAAACTTGGAGATCCGAAGAAAGATACAAATATTTTCACCGATGACGAAGGGCGTTCCATGAAGATCATCCGCGGGGGCGGTTATTTGCTAAGACGCTTCCAGACTTCGACACCTGTCAATCTGACCTCGTTCCAGTTAAAGCTGTCGACACCGCGCGTTTACACAAACGCTGGGGTGCCAATTGTTGCTGATGCTGTTGCGATGGTCAAAGTAGCAGACACCTTAAACGGCATCGCTAATTATGCCGAGCAATTCCTCGGAAAAAAGCAAGATGAAATAGAACGTGAGATCATCGAGGTGCTCGGCAGTAATTTGCGTGCCATCCTGTCGAAGATGACCGTGGAGGACATCAATAGCGATCGAGAGAAATTCAACACAGATGTTCAGGAAATTGCTCAAAAGCAACTTGACTTAATGGGCTTTAAAATTACTTCACTCGGGCTCACGGATCTTCGGGATGCCGATGAAGACAACGGTTACCTCGAGAACCTGGGTCGCCCGCGAATCGCTGAAGTCCGCAAACAAGCGGAAATCGCAGAGGCAAATACAGAGCGGGAAACCCGCATTCACCGTGCGCAAACCGATCAGGAAGCGAAAGAAGAAGAGTACAAGCGCCAAATTTCCATTGCTGAATCCCGTAAATCAAAAGACTTGAAAGATGCGGCCTTCAAGGAAGAAACCGAACGCGCACGTGCCAAGTCCGAGCAATCGTATGAACTGGAAAAGGCAAAACTCGCGATGGAAATCCAAGAAGAAGAATTGAATATGCAGTTCATGGAACGTGAACGGGCCGTGCGCCTCGAAGAAGAGGAAAGCAAAGTGCGCAAAACGAAAGCCGATGCGAGCTATTACGAAACGACACGAACGGCTGAAGCGGAAGCGAGACGTTCTGTCATCGACGGGGAAGCAAAAGCGAAGATCAAACGCGATGAAGGGGCTGCCGAAGCGGAAGTCATCCGCGAACGCGGTAAAGCGGAAGCGGAATCCCGCAAATTGCTCGCGGAAGCTATGGAAGAGCATGGCGACGTCATCATTGCGGAAAAACTGATTGACATGTTGCCGGTATTTGCGGAAAAAGTGGCACAGCCGCTTAATAATATCGACTCTGTGAAAATTATCGATTCAGGCAACGGCCAAGGTGTCCCATCGTTTGGCAGAAGCGTTACCCAGACAATGGTTGATATGCAGGAGCCATTGAAGGAAATGACAGGTATCGATATTGCCGAAATGCTAAAATCCTACACATCTAAAAAACAGCAAGCCATTGAACCGCTCAGCCCGCAAGTGAGCAATCAAGCTGTAGACGATGTGCCAAAAGAAGACCCGGAACAACTATAA